Proteins found in one Plasmodium sp. gorilla clade G2 genome assembly, chromosome: 14 genomic segment:
- a CDS encoding valine--tRNA ligase, putative produces MKISLIKRIGIKHINKSFCTYSNKKLSKMDIKNIKENLKSMKDAYDPKEVESKWYSFWEENNYFKPKKELIEENKKNEEHIKKFVIVLPPPNVTGTLHIGHTLTVAIQDSLVRYKRMKNYLTLYIPGTDHAGIATQTVVEKMLYKKEKKIRQDYGREEFVKKIYEWKDLHGNKINNQMKRIGASVDWSREYFTMNENLSNAVKEAFIKFYESGLIYRDNRLVAWCPQLKTALSDIEVNLEEIKKPTKIKIPSFDHLVEVGVLYKFFYQIKDSEEKIEIATTRIETMLGDVAVAVHPNDKRYAHLIGKEIVHPFIPNRKIIIIADNFVDMEYGTGAVKITPAHDKNDYDMMKRHNLHYINIFTLDGHINENGGKLFEGLHRFECRFKIQEELKKLNLLSDKVPNPMSLPLCSRTNDIIEYMLIPQWYMNCSELAHQAMENVKTKELEIIPSQHVNTWYYWLENVRDWCISRQLWWGHRIPAYKIVFKNEVNHNTDEINHTKNNNNNNNNLEESNELWVVGRSYEEGLEKAKTLVGDNKPFDLIQDEDVLDTWFSSSLVPFSSLGWPNETEDLETFFPNTILETGQDILFFWVARMVMVSLHLMKKLPFKTIYLHAMIRDSRGEKMSKSKGNVVDPLDIIDGISLNKLHEKLYEGNLPEKEIKRAIELQKKEFPKGIPECGTDALRFGLLTYLKQGRNVNLDINRIIGYRHFCNKLWNAVKFFLKTLPDNYDNYNILIDKPQYVEKLQWEDKWILHKLNVYIKNANDNFESYNFSEVAFASYNFWLYDLCDIYLELIKPRLNTDSHDNSMSTLREKHDMNNVEKREDVEKNDNNIESVNTNHINETNKCDNYLDGYGANKTLHACLDYGLRLLHPISPFITEELYQKISSEPYKFNSISLANYPEHINVWHNENINTEMNKFMNIVKQFRSFISTLEIPPKTKLNCFIAAKHEEDKIFIEKVRTKIEVLAKLSSLSVINYNVDDLSDDLKLQVKKCLKDIVSNQFIIYVQSSEEYLKPLLSSMLNKNKKLQASLDSYLKKMNDPNYEQKVPEQVRSMYSEKVEELNSQILSISNIICEINECLKNA; encoded by the coding sequence atGAAAATTAGCTTAATTAAAAGAATAGGCATTAAGcatattaataaatcattttgtacatatagtaataaaaaattgtcAAAGAtggatattaaaaatataaaagagaaTTTAAAAAGCATGAAGGATGCATATGATCCTAAGGAAGTAGAATCAAAGTGGTATAGTTTTTgggaagaaaataattattttaaacccaaaaaagaattaatagaagaaaataagaaGAATGAAGAACATATAAAGAAATTTGTTATTGTATTACCTCCACCAAATGTAACAGGTACGTTACATATTGGTCATACATTAACAGTAGCTATTCAAGATTCTTTAGTTCGATATAaaagaatgaaaaattatttaacattatatataccaGGAACAGATCATGCTGGTATAGCAACACAAACTGTTGTAGAAAAgatgttatataaaaaagaaaagaaaataagacAAGATTATGGTAGAGAagaatttgttaaaaaaatatatgaatggAAAGATTTACAtggaaataaaattaataatcaGATGAAGAGGATTGGTGCTTCTGTTGATTGGTCAAGAGAATATTTTACTATGAATGAAAATTTATCAAATGCAGTGAAAGAagcttttataaaattttatgaaaGTGGATTAATATATAGAGATAATAGATTAGTTGCTTGGTGTCCTCAATTAAAAACTGCTTTATCAGATATAGAAGTAAATCttgaagaaattaaaaaaccaACCAAAATAAAAATCCCATCCTTTGATCATTTAGTTGAAGTAGgtgttttatataaatttttttatcaaataaaaGATAGTGAAGAGAAAATAGAAATAGCAACAACTCGTATTGAAACCATGCTAGGAGATGTTGCTGTAGCTGTACATCCAAATGATAAAAGATATGCACATTTAATAGGTAAAGAAATTGTCCATCCATTTATTCCTAATaggaaaattattattattgcaGATAATTTTGTTGATATGGAATATGGTACTGGTGCTGTGAAAATTACTCCAGCacatgataaaaatgattatgACATGATGAAAAGACATaatttacattatataaatatttttacattagATGGTCATATTAATGAAAATGGTGGGAAATTATTTGAAGGTCTACATAGATTTGAATGTAGATTTAAAATTCAAGAAGaattaaagaaattaaatttattatcagATAAAGTACCTAACCCAATGTCTTTACCACTTTGTTCAAGAACAAATGATATTATTGAATATATGCTTATACCACAATGGTATATGAATTGTTCAGAATTAGCTCACCAAGCTATGGAAAATGTTAAGACAAAAGAGTTAGAGATCATACCATCTCAACATGTAAACACATGGTATTATTGGTTGGAGAATGTTAGAGATTGGTGTATATCAAGACAGTTGTGGTGGGGCCATCGTATACCAGCTTATAAAAttgtatttaaaaatgaagtTAATCACAATACTGATGAAATCAAccatacaaaaaataataataataataataataatttagaagAATCAAACGAATTGTGGGTTGTTGGTAGGTCTTACGAAGAAGGGTTGGAAAAGGCAAAAACTCTTGTAGGTGATAATAAACCGTTCGATTTAATACAAGATGAAGATGTTCTAGATACTTGGTTTTCATCATCTTTGGTTCCATTTAGTTCATTAGGATGGCCAAATGAAACTGAAGATTTAGAGACATTTTTTCCTAATACCATATTAGAAACTGGtcaagatatattatttttttgggtAGCTAGAATGGTTATGGTTTCTTTAcatttaatgaaaaaattgcCATTTAAGACCATTTATTTGCATGCAATGATTAGAGATTCTCGAGGTGAAAAAATGAGTAAGAGTAAAGGAAATGTGGTAGACCCTTTAGATATAATTGATGGTATTAGTTTGAATAAATTACATGAGAAATTGTATGAAGGTAATTTACCAGAAAAGGAAATAAAGAGAGCAATtgaattacaaaaaaaagaatttccAAAAGGTATTCCAGAATGTGGTACAGATGCATTAAGATTTGGATTGTTAACCTATCTTAAACAAGGAAGAAATGTAAATTTAGATATTAATCGTATTATTGGATATAGACATTTTTGTAATAAATTATGGAATGCAGTaaagttttttttaaaaacattacCAGATAATTATgacaattataatatattaattgatAAACCTCAATATGTAGAAAAATTACAATGGGAAGATAAATGGATTTTACATaaattaaatgtatatataaaaaatgcaAATGACAATTTTGAATCGTATAATTTTTCAGAAGTTGCATTTGCttcttataatttttggTTATATGATTTGTGTGATATTTATTTAGAATTAATTAAACCACGTTTAAATACAGATTCGCATGATAATTCTATGAGTACATTAAGAGAAAAAcatgatatgaataatgtAGAGAAAAGAGAAGatgttgaaaaaaatgataataatattgaatcTGTTAATACAAACCATATTaatgaaacaaataaatgtGACAATTATCTAGATGGATATGGAGCTAATAAAACATTACATGCTTGTTTAGATTATGGATTAAGACTTTTACATCCAATATCTCCATTTATTACGGAAGAATTATATCAGAAAATATCATCAGAGCCTTACAAATTTAATTCTATATCATTAGCAAATTATCCAGAACATATTAATGTATGgcataatgaaaatatcaacactgaaatgaataaatttATGAATATTGTTAAACAATTTAGATCATTTATATCTACTTTAGAAATCCCTCCAAAAACAAAATTGAACTGTTTTATTGCTGCTAAACATGAAgaagataaaatatttattgaaaAGGTAAGAACCAAAATTGAAGTGTTAGCGAAATTATCTTCATTAAGtgttattaattataatgtaGACGATTTATCGGATGATTTAAAATTACAAGTAAAAAAATGCTTAAAAGATATTGTTTCGAatcaatttattatttatgtacaATCAAGTGAAGAATATCTGAAACCATTATTAAGTAGtatgttaaataaaaataaaaaattacaagCTTCATTAGATtcttatttgaaaaaaatgaatgatCCAAATTATGAGCAAAAAGTTCCTGAACAAGTCAGAAGTATGTATAGTGAAAAAGTTGAG